A section of the Pseudophryne corroboree isolate aPseCor3 chromosome 11, aPseCor3.hap2, whole genome shotgun sequence genome encodes:
- the LOC134969970 gene encoding uncharacterized protein LOC134969970 produces the protein MASYMDREFTTGFIDVYRASECLWKVLSKDFSNRQKKDQAYRQLVEYSKAHNSDADLLWAKKKIANLRTVFKKEHTRVIESQRSGAGTDDVYQPTLWYYEQMKFLLEREAKLHGQGSLDKESPKTPEEEGTLNPESTPEVMNTSATEATELELSGEESAPSRSTAPPRRRQKNSSLSSDSASSSTVQFIQRAEEMLNRPPDFYRQFSNTIESQIRVMPETVFRTFRRIVFDVLRRAEDNDLSDDLDLMSNPVRRARNAPQSQYPYPQPYYYPPGNPPPQRPFFSPGPPPTPTLPTPPTSTLSTGLYSAMLSTQLPPEDEATFFNY, from the exons ATGGCTTCTTACATGGACCGGGAGTTCACAACTGGATTCATTGATGTGTATCGGGCCAGCGAATGTCTGTGGAAGGTCCTTAGCAAGGATTTTTCAAACAGACAGAAGAAGGATCAGGCCTACAGACAATTGGTGGAGTACAGCAAAGCCCATAACAGTGATGCTGATCTACTTTGGGCGAAGAAGAAGATAGCAAACTTGCGGACGGTGTTCAAGAAGGAACACACACGCGTGATCGAGTCTCAACGTTCAGGAGCCGGAACTGATGATGTTTACCAGCCGACGCTATGGTATTATGAACAGATGAAGTTCCTTTTGGAGAGAGAGGCGAAATTACATGGACAGGGTAGCCTGGATAAAGAGTCTCCTAAGACGCCAGAGGAAGAGGGGACCCTTAATCCG gaatctACCCCGGAGGTAATGAACACTTCCGCAACAGAGGCAACAGAACTGGAGCTCAGTGGTGAGGAGTCAGCACCATCTCGGTCGACAGCACCACCAAGGCGGAGACAAAAGAATTCATCATTGAGTTCCGATTCTGCATCCTCCAGCACGGTTCAATTTATCCAACGGGCAGAGGAAATGCTTAATAGGCCACCAGACTTCTATCGTCAATTTTCAAACACGATAGAATCTCAGATACGTGTAATGCCCGAAACTGTTTTTAGAACTTTCAGGCGCATAGTATTTGATGTATTGAGAAGGGCCGAGGATAATGACCTATCCGATGACCTGGATCTAATGTCAAATCCTGTGCGGCGCGCACgaaatgccccacagtcccagtatcCTTATCCCCAACCATACTATTATCCGCCGGGTAATCCTCCGCCACAGCGCCCTTTTTTTTCGCCGGGACCCCCACCAACACCCACTCTGCCCACTCCTCCCACCAGCACTTTGTCCACTGGATTGTACTCAGCAATGCTGAGTACACAGCTCCCCCCAGAGGACGAGGCTACTTTTTTCAattattaa